From Solidesulfovibrio carbinoliphilus subsp. oakridgensis, the proteins below share one genomic window:
- the trxA gene encoding thioredoxin yields the protein MAIQLSDANFEAEALQCDLPVLVDFWAPWCGPCRAMGPVIDELANEYTGQVKVAKMNVDENPSTPSKYGIRAIPTLILFKGGEVVEQITGAVSKSSIKEMISQKAL from the coding sequence ATGGCCATTCAACTGAGCGACGCGAATTTCGAGGCCGAAGCCTTGCAGTGCGACCTGCCGGTCCTGGTGGACTTCTGGGCTCCCTGGTGCGGGCCGTGCCGGGCCATGGGGCCGGTCATCGACGAACTGGCCAACGAGTACACCGGCCAGGTCAAGGTGGCCAAAATGAACGTGGACGAGAACCCGAGCACCCCGAGCAAGTACGGCATCCGCGCCATCCCCACGCTGATCCTGTTCAAGGGCGGCGAAGTGGTGGAACAGATCACCGGTGCGGTCTCCAAAAGCAGCATCAAGGAAATGATCTCTCAAAAGGCGCTCTGA
- a CDS encoding CBS domain-containing protein has product MLTTRDLMTEDLIALRDTDSLLAAKRAMEEARIRHLPVIDAAGAFVGLLTHRDILAASVSRLAEIDVATQEDIYSGIPIAEVMKSDVALASPGLPLRQAAEILLTQKYGCLPVVESGKLVGILTASDFIRLSLDLMDAMEASEADEDACGCSGD; this is encoded by the coding sequence ATGCTGACAACCCGAGACCTGATGACCGAGGATTTGATCGCCCTTCGCGACACCGACAGCCTGCTTGCGGCCAAGCGGGCCATGGAAGAGGCCCGCATCCGCCATCTGCCCGTCATCGACGCGGCCGGAGCCTTTGTCGGGCTCCTCACCCACCGCGACATCCTGGCCGCCTCCGTCTCCCGGCTGGCCGAGATCGACGTGGCCACCCAGGAGGACATCTATTCCGGCATTCCCATCGCCGAGGTCATGAAATCCGACGTGGCCCTCGCCTCGCCCGGCCTGCCCCTGCGCCAGGCGGCCGAGATCCTTTTGACCCAGAAATACGGCTGCCTGCCCGTGGTCGAGAGCGGCAAGCTCGTCGGCATCCTGACGGCTTCGGATTTCATCCGGCTAAGCCTTGACCTCATGGACGCGATGGAGGCCAGCGAAGCGGACGAGGACGCGTGCGGCTGCTCCGGTGACTAG
- a CDS encoding outer membrane protein assembly factor BamD translates to MNAMLRRFLPLSCLLLFLGGCAGLMDYYFLPPPEDTAQELYESGRQAMSEKDYYGAIGYFMKLKDRYPFSPYTPMGTVALADAYFLTEDYGPAAETYKEFESVHPRSEEIPYVLYQIGVSNFKRSESIDMPQGNLQEALQYFYLLEQTFPDTDYGKEAAEYIRRCRKRLAEHELFVADFYWRTDQFGAAWKRYMYTAENFKDLEEVLEYSKLRAELSYLEYQKTLTETERRKIEGSWRNWAKRWL, encoded by the coding sequence ATGAATGCGATGTTGCGCCGTTTTCTGCCTCTCTCCTGCCTGCTGCTCTTCCTTGGCGGCTGTGCCGGGCTCATGGACTATTATTTTCTGCCTCCTCCCGAGGATACCGCCCAGGAGCTGTATGAATCCGGTCGCCAGGCCATGTCCGAAAAGGACTACTACGGAGCCATCGGCTACTTCATGAAGCTCAAGGACCGCTATCCGTTCAGCCCCTACACGCCGATGGGCACGGTCGCCCTGGCCGACGCCTACTTCCTGACCGAGGATTACGGTCCGGCCGCGGAAACCTACAAGGAATTCGAGTCGGTCCATCCGCGAAGCGAAGAAATTCCCTACGTCCTCTACCAGATCGGCGTGTCCAACTTCAAACGTTCCGAGTCCATCGACATGCCGCAAGGCAACCTGCAGGAAGCCCTCCAGTATTTCTACCTCCTGGAGCAGACCTTCCCGGACACCGACTACGGCAAGGAGGCGGCGGAGTACATCCGACGCTGCCGCAAGCGGCTGGCCGAACATGAACTCTTTGTGGCCGATTTCTACTGGCGCACCGACCAGTTCGGCGCGGCCTGGAAACGCTACATGTACACGGCCGAGAACTTCAAAGACCTCGAGGAAGTTCTCGAATACTCGAAGCTGCGGGCCGAGCTGTCCTACCTCGAATACCAGAAGACCCTGACCGAGACCGAACGGCGAAAGATCGAAGGCAGTTGGCGCAACTGGGCCAAACGCTGGCTGTAA
- a CDS encoding tetratricopeptide repeat protein, translated as MVSKIDIYREVLEIEPNSKVFFPLARQLHEEGRHDEAATVLARGIAFHPDHLEAKFLLIELLTRLGRAGEADAVFGDVGTMLARYPSVWLLWSREAASRSTDPALAMLFLANYFQNETLTWADVMERGLRSLRQGAPGTPDLAGKAAATSASPPDDANQATPKVETAPVAPAPLAPPVPRPQDPAPDRREAGEAPPLRGAREVLELADLLDVPEESREKARPRPAKPREAGVRTKTMAALLAGQGETDAARDIYTELLAATAPGPERQELERMLASLSPGGAPAADLSAGQPESDLEEGDAPPAVAPKPKGAAKLVSLLEALAGRLESRAGA; from the coding sequence ATGGTCAGTAAAATCGATATCTACCGGGAAGTCCTGGAGATTGAGCCCAATTCCAAGGTTTTCTTCCCCCTGGCCAGGCAGCTTCATGAGGAAGGCCGCCACGACGAGGCCGCCACGGTTCTCGCCCGGGGCATCGCCTTTCATCCCGACCACCTGGAAGCCAAGTTCCTCCTGATCGAACTGCTGACCCGCCTCGGGCGGGCCGGGGAGGCGGACGCGGTCTTCGGCGACGTCGGCACCATGCTCGCCCGCTATCCCTCGGTCTGGCTCCTGTGGTCCCGGGAGGCCGCGTCCCGGTCCACGGACCCGGCCCTGGCCATGCTTTTTCTGGCCAACTATTTCCAGAACGAAACCCTGACCTGGGCCGACGTCATGGAGCGGGGGCTGCGCAGCCTTCGCCAGGGGGCTCCCGGCACGCCGGACCTTGCCGGCAAGGCTGCCGCGACGTCGGCCTCGCCGCCTGACGACGCGAACCAGGCTACGCCCAAGGTCGAGACGGCCCCGGTCGCTCCGGCCCCCCTTGCGCCCCCCGTCCCCAGGCCCCAGGATCCGGCTCCGGACCGCCGGGAGGCCGGGGAAGCGCCGCCCTTGCGCGGCGCACGGGAGGTTCTGGAACTGGCCGACCTTCTGGACGTGCCCGAGGAGAGCCGGGAAAAGGCCCGGCCCCGGCCGGCCAAGCCCCGGGAAGCCGGAGTCCGCACCAAGACCATGGCCGCGCTCCTGGCCGGGCAGGGCGAGACGGACGCAGCCCGCGACATCTATACCGAGCTTTTGGCCGCCACCGCGCCCGGTCCCGAGCGCCAGGAATTGGAGCGCATGCTCGCCTCCCTGTCGCCGGGCGGGGCCCCGGCCGCGGACCTGTCCGCCGGACAGCCGGAATCCGACCTTGAAGAAGGCGACGCCCCCCCGGCCGTTGCCCCGAAACCCAAGGGTGCGGCCAAACTCGTCAGCCTCCTGGAAGCGTTGGCCGGACGCCTGGAAAGCCGGGCCGGGGCCTGA
- the tsaD gene encoding tRNA (adenosine(37)-N6)-threonylcarbamoyltransferase complex transferase subunit TsaD, protein MLCLGIETSCDETAVALCDDGRPLLEKLASQIKLHALFGGVVPELASREHLRRMGPLLDALFREAGLGLADVDAVAVARGPGLLGSLLIGLAVAKGLALAAGKPLIGVDHLHAHLLAATLGREVAYPALGLLVSGGHTQIVLLRSPLDLTVLGRTVDDAAGEAFDKAAKSLNLPYPGGVFVDRLGAGIEPDRALFPRPNLENTHLDFSFSGLKTAVATHVARHPGLRLAVMPAPDGPVDAAAWPLDLRRVCSSLNFAVADTLRVKMERALDGLDVPAVSILAAGGVAANSRIRAMLEALGARRGLPCFLPEPALCADNATMIAAAGCLLGRAGLTHDLALDAVPRGRKVPWDYQAGPPLGRGSVDRRSKPQ, encoded by the coding sequence ATGCTCTGCCTTGGCATCGAGACCTCCTGCGACGAGACGGCCGTGGCCCTTTGCGACGACGGCCGTCCCCTCCTTGAAAAACTGGCTTCCCAGATCAAGCTGCACGCGCTTTTCGGCGGGGTGGTGCCGGAATTGGCCTCGCGGGAGCATTTGCGCCGCATGGGGCCGCTTCTGGACGCGCTTTTTCGGGAGGCGGGCCTTGGCCTGGCCGACGTGGACGCCGTGGCCGTGGCCCGGGGGCCGGGACTCCTCGGCAGTCTTCTCATCGGCCTGGCCGTGGCCAAGGGCTTGGCCCTGGCCGCCGGCAAGCCTCTCATCGGCGTGGACCACCTCCACGCCCATCTCTTGGCCGCGACGCTTGGCCGCGAGGTGGCCTATCCGGCGCTCGGGCTCCTGGTTTCGGGCGGACACACCCAGATCGTGCTCCTGCGGTCCCCCCTGGACCTGACGGTCCTTGGCCGCACCGTGGACGACGCCGCGGGCGAGGCCTTTGACAAGGCGGCCAAGTCGCTGAACCTGCCCTATCCCGGCGGGGTCTTCGTCGACCGGCTCGGGGCGGGGATCGAGCCGGACCGCGCCCTTTTTCCCCGGCCCAATCTGGAAAACACGCACCTCGATTTCAGCTTCAGCGGCCTTAAAACCGCCGTCGCCACCCATGTCGCCAGACACCCCGGCCTCCGTCTGGCCGTCATGCCGGCGCCGGACGGGCCCGTCGATGCCGCAGCCTGGCCCCTGGATCTGCGCCGGGTTTGTTCCTCGCTCAATTTCGCCGTGGCCGACACGCTCCGCGTCAAGATGGAGCGGGCCCTGGACGGCCTCGACGTGCCGGCGGTCTCGATCCTGGCGGCCGGCGGGGTGGCGGCCAACAGCCGCATCCGGGCCATGTTGGAAGCCCTGGGCGCGCGTCGCGGCCTGCCGTGCTTTCTGCCCGAGCCGGCCCTTTGCGCGGACAACGCCACCATGATCGCGGCCGCCGGCTGTCTTCTCGGCCGGGCCGGCCTGACCCACGACCTGGCCCTCGACGCCGTGCCGCGCGGGCGCAAGGTGCCGTGGGATTACCAGGCAGGCCCGCCTCTTGGCCGGGGATCGGTTGACAGGCGGTCCAAGCCGCAATAG
- the pgsA gene encoding CDP-diacylglycerol--glycerol-3-phosphate 3-phosphatidyltransferase — MFNLANNLTLARIATVPILVVLLYFPGRGTCLAAMLLFIAASVTDIVDGVVARRRNLVTTLGKFLDPLADKLLISSLLIMLTSLGWVEAWVCVLIIGREIAVTGLRAIAVDHGVVISADRFGKLKTILQMVALCPLVLHFPWYGLDPNPLGRVLLYVALVLTLVSGANYFYGFGKKAMWTGAPTR; from the coding sequence ATGTTCAATCTCGCCAACAACCTGACCCTGGCCCGCATCGCAACGGTGCCCATCCTGGTGGTGCTGCTCTACTTTCCCGGCCGCGGGACCTGTCTTGCGGCCATGCTCCTTTTCATCGCCGCCTCGGTCACCGACATCGTGGACGGCGTCGTGGCCAGGCGGCGCAACCTCGTCACCACGCTTGGCAAGTTCCTCGACCCCCTGGCCGACAAGCTTCTTATCAGCTCGCTTTTGATCATGTTGACGAGCCTTGGCTGGGTGGAGGCCTGGGTGTGCGTGCTTATCATCGGCCGGGAAATCGCCGTGACCGGGCTTCGGGCCATCGCCGTGGACCACGGCGTGGTCATCAGTGCCGACCGGTTCGGCAAGCTCAAGACCATTCTGCAGATGGTGGCACTGTGTCCGCTGGTCCTGCATTTCCCCTGGTACGGGCTGGATCCGAACCCGCTTGGCCGCGTCTTATTATATGTCGCCCTGGTTTTGACCCTTGTATCCGGGGCCAATTACTTTTATGGGTTCGGGAAAAAAGCGATGTGGACAGGCGCCCCCACCCGGTGA
- the trxB gene encoding thioredoxin-disulfide reductase, with protein sequence MKRYDAVVIGGGPAGMTAALYLARSDVSVALVEKLSPGGQMLMTHLIENYPGFPEGIEGWKLADLMAAHLGHYAVDRIGDEVRAIESADGVHRVNVAGETVEATAVVLATGARYKRVGIPGEQELVGKGVSYCALCDGNFFRGQTVAVIGGGNAALEESLYLSRLVKKLYLIHRRDDFRGQKCYQDRCSVSPVIEILRSTVVCSITGADSVTGIEVRDVKSGDCHVLPVDGVFVFVGFEPQGDFYPAGLDRDGQGFIKTDAEMRTNIEGIFAAGDIRSKSCRQVTTAVGDGACAAHAAYAYLSSRFSQG encoded by the coding sequence ATGAAACGCTATGACGCCGTCGTGATCGGGGGCGGCCCGGCCGGCATGACGGCCGCTCTCTATCTGGCTCGGTCCGACGTGTCCGTGGCCCTGGTGGAAAAGCTGTCTCCGGGCGGACAGATGCTCATGACGCATCTGATCGAGAACTATCCCGGCTTCCCGGAAGGCATCGAGGGCTGGAAACTGGCCGACCTCATGGCCGCGCACCTCGGACACTACGCCGTGGACCGGATCGGCGACGAGGTGCGGGCCATCGAGTCCGCAGACGGCGTCCACCGCGTCAACGTGGCGGGCGAGACCGTCGAGGCCACGGCCGTGGTCCTGGCCACGGGCGCCCGGTACAAGCGGGTGGGGATTCCCGGCGAGCAGGAGCTCGTGGGCAAGGGCGTGTCCTACTGCGCCCTTTGCGACGGGAACTTTTTCCGGGGCCAGACCGTGGCCGTCATCGGCGGCGGCAACGCCGCCCTGGAAGAATCCCTGTACCTGTCCCGGCTGGTCAAAAAGCTCTACCTCATCCACCGGCGCGACGATTTCCGGGGGCAGAAATGCTACCAGGACCGGTGCTCCGTGAGTCCGGTCATCGAGATCCTGCGTTCGACCGTGGTGTGCTCCATCACGGGCGCGGACAGCGTCACCGGGATCGAGGTCCGCGACGTCAAAAGCGGCGACTGCCATGTCCTGCCCGTGGACGGCGTCTTTGTCTTTGTCGGGTTCGAGCCCCAGGGCGACTTCTACCCCGCGGGCCTGGACCGGGACGGACAGGGATTTATCAAAACCGACGCGGAAATGCGCACGAACATCGAGGGCATCTTCGCGGCCGGGGATATCCGTTCGAAATCCTGCCGGCAGGTGACCACGGCTGTCGGCGACGGCGCCTGCGCCGCCCATGCCGCCTACGCCTATCTCAGTTCGCGCTTCTCGCAAGGCTGA
- the fbp gene encoding class 1 fructose-bisphosphatase — protein MPQVTVIEHLLLHQKESPMATGRFTRLLNELILAAKIISREVNKAGLVDVLGFTGEINVQGEQVQKLDDYANMVLIHRMERAGVLCAIASEENADLVLIPDQFPKGDYFLIFDPLDGSSNIDANVNVGTIFSIYRTKEGCTGDKLCDLLQRGSEQVAAGYFLYGTSTMMVYTTGRGVHGFTLDPSVGEFLLSHPNIKTPETGRIYSVNEAYWDYWDEPTREIVRYFKGSDNRRGQPYGGRYIGSLVADFHRNLLYGGIFLYPADHRDPKKPKGKLRLLCEASPLSFVAAQAGGAGSDGVRDILSIEPEELHQRVPLFIGSKNDVAMVEEIYAKARQS, from the coding sequence ATGCCCCAAGTCACCGTTATCGAGCATCTGCTTTTGCACCAAAAAGAATCGCCTATGGCCACGGGCCGGTTCACCCGGCTTCTGAACGAACTCATCCTGGCGGCCAAGATCATCTCCCGGGAAGTCAACAAGGCCGGGCTGGTCGATGTCCTCGGATTTACCGGCGAAATCAACGTCCAGGGCGAGCAGGTCCAAAAGCTCGACGACTATGCCAACATGGTCCTCATCCACCGCATGGAACGGGCCGGCGTCCTTTGCGCCATCGCCTCCGAGGAAAACGCCGATCTGGTCCTCATTCCGGACCAGTTCCCCAAGGGCGACTATTTTCTTATCTTCGACCCCCTCGACGGGTCGTCGAACATCGACGCCAACGTCAACGTGGGCACCATCTTCTCCATCTACCGCACCAAGGAAGGCTGCACCGGCGACAAGCTGTGCGATCTGCTCCAGCGCGGCTCCGAGCAGGTGGCGGCCGGCTATTTCCTGTACGGCACCTCCACCATGATGGTGTACACCACGGGCCGGGGCGTCCACGGCTTCACCCTCGACCCGAGCGTGGGCGAATTCCTGCTCTCCCACCCCAACATCAAGACCCCGGAAACCGGCCGGATCTATTCGGTCAACGAGGCCTACTGGGACTACTGGGACGAGCCGACCCGGGAGATCGTCCGGTACTTCAAGGGGTCGGACAACAGGCGCGGCCAGCCCTACGGCGGCCGCTACATCGGGTCGCTGGTGGCGGATTTCCACCGCAACCTCCTTTACGGCGGCATTTTCCTCTATCCCGCCGACCACCGGGACCCCAAAAAGCCCAAGGGCAAGTTGCGGCTGCTGTGCGAGGCCTCGCCTCTGTCCTTTGTCGCGGCCCAGGCGGGCGGCGCCGGAAGCGACGGTGTGCGCGACATCCTGTCCATCGAGCCGGAAGAGCTCCATCAGCGCGTGCCGCTTTTCATCGGCAGCAAAAACGACGTGGCCATGGTGGAGGAAATCTACGCCAAGGCCCGCCAGTCCTGA
- the fusA gene encoding elongation factor G: MSAKKGSGKGRLPSLRNIGIIAHIDAGKTTLTERILFFTGKIHRMGEVHDGTATMDFMPEEQERGITITSACTTCAWKGHTVNIIDTPGHVDFTMEVQRSLRVLDGAVGVFCAVSGVEPQSETVWRQSVAYGVPKLACVNKLDRLGADFEGTLAAMREKLAANPVAVTIPLGQGADLAGLVDLLAMERLDFDPKSQGEEVLRRPLSEDEAAYAAPWRERLVEAACEYDETLMEAYLSGGDIDPALLVAGLRAATLAHDIVPVFAASALKNIGVQPLLDGVLAFLPSPLDRGAVAGLDPDTKAEKRFEPDAGAPLSALVFKVSMETGRKQVFARVYSGRLEAGKDVYNATRDVVEKPSRLFHLHAGHREKAEVVGPGEIVAVAGLKSAMTGDTLCARADPILLESITGYKPVISLALEPRNAEEAEKLKEALDKLLQEDSTLTLIEDPDTEQLILSGMGELHLDVVLERARREYGVAPRAGKPQVVYLETVTGPGAGEGEFDRELGDRVHHGKVGLAVSPLPREAGREIMFEIDAQTYPPAWIQAVTEGLEDGLQSGPLRGYPVQDVRVRVTGIFPAEGKTTPVGCRMAASMALKAALADARPALLEPIMELEIGVPDAFVGDVAGLLGSKGAKIENMFDRAGQKVVTALAPLRQMFGFSTDLRSATQGRAGLTMRFSKFDLLQ; encoded by the coding sequence ATGAGCGCCAAGAAGGGGAGCGGGAAGGGCAGGCTGCCAAGCCTTCGCAACATCGGCATCATCGCCCACATCGACGCCGGCAAGACCACCTTGACCGAGCGCATCCTTTTTTTCACCGGCAAGATCCACCGCATGGGCGAAGTCCACGACGGCACGGCCACCATGGACTTCATGCCCGAAGAGCAGGAGCGGGGCATCACCATCACCTCGGCCTGCACCACCTGCGCCTGGAAAGGCCATACGGTCAACATCATCGACACCCCGGGCCACGTGGACTTCACCATGGAGGTCCAGCGGTCGCTGCGGGTCCTTGACGGGGCGGTCGGCGTTTTTTGCGCCGTGTCCGGGGTCGAGCCCCAGTCCGAGACGGTCTGGCGGCAGTCGGTGGCCTATGGCGTGCCGAAGCTGGCCTGCGTCAACAAGCTCGACCGCCTGGGCGCGGACTTCGAAGGAACGCTCGCCGCCATGCGCGAGAAGCTTGCGGCCAATCCCGTGGCTGTGACCATTCCGCTTGGCCAGGGAGCCGACCTCGCCGGGCTGGTCGACCTGCTCGCCATGGAGCGCCTGGATTTCGACCCGAAAAGCCAGGGGGAAGAGGTCCTGCGCCGCCCCCTTTCCGAAGACGAGGCCGCCTACGCCGCGCCCTGGCGCGAACGGCTCGTGGAAGCGGCCTGCGAATACGACGAAACCCTCATGGAAGCCTATCTTTCCGGCGGCGACATCGATCCGGCCCTTCTCGTGGCCGGGCTTCGCGCCGCCACCCTGGCCCACGACATCGTGCCGGTCTTTGCCGCTTCGGCCCTCAAGAACATCGGCGTCCAGCCGCTGCTGGACGGGGTCCTGGCCTTTCTGCCGAGTCCGCTGGACCGTGGGGCGGTGGCCGGCCTCGACCCGGACACCAAGGCGGAAAAGCGTTTCGAGCCCGACGCCGGCGCGCCGCTTTCCGCCCTGGTCTTCAAGGTCAGCATGGAGACCGGCCGCAAGCAGGTCTTCGCCCGGGTCTATTCCGGCCGCCTGGAAGCCGGCAAGGACGTCTACAACGCCACCCGCGACGTGGTGGAGAAGCCGTCCCGGCTTTTTCACCTACACGCCGGACACCGGGAAAAGGCCGAAGTGGTGGGGCCGGGCGAAATCGTGGCCGTGGCCGGCCTTAAAAGCGCCATGACCGGCGACACGCTCTGCGCCAGGGCCGATCCTATCCTTCTCGAATCCATCACCGGGTACAAGCCGGTCATAAGCCTGGCCCTCGAACCCCGAAACGCGGAAGAGGCCGAGAAACTCAAGGAAGCCCTCGACAAGCTCCTCCAGGAGGACTCCACCCTGACCCTCATCGAAGACCCGGACACGGAGCAGTTGATCCTCTCCGGCATGGGCGAGCTCCATCTCGACGTGGTGCTCGAACGGGCCCGCCGGGAATACGGCGTGGCGCCCCGGGCCGGCAAGCCGCAGGTGGTTTACCTGGAGACGGTCACCGGGCCCGGAGCCGGGGAGGGCGAATTCGACCGCGAGCTCGGCGACCGGGTCCACCACGGAAAAGTGGGGCTCGCCGTGTCGCCGTTGCCCCGGGAGGCCGGTCGGGAGATCATGTTTGAAATCGACGCCCAGACCTATCCGCCGGCCTGGATCCAGGCCGTGACCGAGGGTCTGGAGGACGGCCTGCAAAGCGGGCCGTTGCGGGGTTATCCCGTCCAGGACGTCCGGGTGCGGGTGACGGGCATTTTCCCGGCCGAGGGCAAAACCACGCCGGTCGGCTGCCGCATGGCCGCGAGCATGGCCCTCAAAGCCGCCCTGGCCGACGCGAGACCGGCGCTCCTCGAACCGATCATGGAACTCGAGATCGGGGTGCCGGACGCCTTCGTCGGCGACGTGGCCGGGCTTCTGGGCTCCAAGGGGGCCAAGATCGAAAACATGTTCGACCGGGCCGGCCAGAAGGTCGTGACCGCGCTCGCCCCCCTTCGCCAGATGTTCGGCTTTTCCACGGACCTGCGTTCGGCCACCCAGGGCCGGGCCGGGCTCACCATGCGTTTTTCCAAATTCGACCTGCTGCAGTAG
- a CDS encoding Mrp/NBP35 family ATP-binding protein produces the protein MEEIKTCRACPGGPEATERARARDGRDGRLGAALEKIRYKLFVMSGKGGVGKSSVAVNVACALADAGARVGLLDVDLHGPSVTRMLGITGAMEAGRGAAIAPKRFGENLLVVSMQSLLGDPDQAVLWRGPMKTTAIRQFLADVDWGELDYLVIDSPPGTGDEHLTILKTVRDALCVLVTTPQEISLADVRKTVNFLQYANANILGVVENMSGLVCPHCHTEIELFKKGGGEEMARAFGLEFLGAVPLDPATVVAGDLGRPVVQLDGDFPARQAFVNLAAAIAAACRSSLEAAASPCP, from the coding sequence ATGGAGGAGATCAAGACCTGTCGCGCCTGCCCGGGCGGACCAGAGGCCACGGAGCGCGCCCGCGCCCGGGATGGCCGCGACGGCCGGCTCGGGGCGGCCCTGGAGAAGATCCGCTACAAGCTTTTTGTCATGAGCGGCAAAGGGGGGGTCGGGAAAAGCTCAGTCGCGGTCAACGTGGCTTGCGCCCTGGCCGACGCCGGGGCCAGGGTGGGCCTGCTGGACGTGGACCTGCACGGGCCGAGTGTGACGCGCATGCTCGGCATCACCGGAGCCATGGAGGCGGGAAGGGGGGCGGCCATCGCGCCCAAGCGTTTCGGCGAGAACCTGCTGGTGGTCTCCATGCAGTCGCTCCTTGGCGACCCGGACCAGGCGGTGCTGTGGCGCGGTCCCATGAAGACCACGGCCATCCGCCAGTTCCTGGCCGACGTGGACTGGGGCGAACTCGACTACCTGGTCATCGATTCCCCACCGGGCACGGGCGACGAGCACCTGACCATTCTCAAGACCGTGCGCGATGCCCTGTGCGTGCTCGTGACCACGCCCCAGGAGATCTCCCTGGCAGACGTGCGGAAAACCGTCAATTTTCTCCAGTACGCCAACGCCAACATCCTTGGGGTGGTGGAAAACATGAGCGGGCTGGTCTGCCCCCACTGCCACACGGAAATCGAACTGTTCAAAAAAGGCGGCGGCGAGGAGATGGCCCGGGCCTTTGGCCTGGAATTCCTCGGGGCCGTGCCCCTTGATCCGGCCACGGTGGTGGCCGGGGATCTGGGCCGGCCCGTGGTCCAGCTGGACGGGGATTTTCCGGCCAGGCAGGCGTTCGTCAATCTGGCCGCGGCCATTGCCGCCGCCTGCCGGTCGAGCCTCGAAGCGGCCGCCTCGCCCTGTCCCTGA
- a CDS encoding protein-L-isoaspartate(D-aspartate) O-methyltransferase, with protein sequence MNGSGPKIDFRRSRERMVREQIEARGVSDPQVLRAMRKVPRHLFVEEALTPQAYEDHPLPLGHGQTISQPYVVGWMTELLAVAPGMRVLEIGTGSGYQAAVLAELGAYVFTVERVRPLYAQARRRLEELRYLKVRFKLDDGTLGWPEEAPFDRILVTAGGPKIPDPLRAQLADPGRMVIPVGAGRRSQTLVVVRKENGRVEEQELGGVMFVDLVGAHGW encoded by the coding sequence ATGAACGGATCGGGTCCAAAAATAGATTTCAGGCGCAGCCGCGAACGCATGGTCCGGGAGCAGATCGAGGCCCGGGGCGTGTCCGATCCCCAGGTGCTGCGGGCCATGCGCAAGGTGCCGCGGCACCTTTTCGTGGAAGAGGCGCTCACCCCTCAGGCCTACGAGGACCATCCCCTGCCCCTTGGCCACGGCCAGACCATTTCCCAGCCCTACGTCGTCGGCTGGATGACCGAGCTTTTGGCCGTGGCACCGGGCATGCGGGTGCTCGAGATCGGCACCGGTTCGGGCTACCAGGCCGCGGTCCTGGCCGAACTCGGAGCCTACGTCTTCACCGTGGAACGGGTGCGCCCTCTCTACGCCCAGGCCCGCCGGCGCCTGGAGGAGCTGCGTTACCTGAAGGTCCGTTTCAAGCTCGACGACGGCACGCTCGGCTGGCCGGAAGAGGCCCCCTTCGACCGCATCCTGGTCACGGCCGGCGGGCCGAAGATCCCGGATCCTTTGCGCGCCCAGCTCGCCGATCCCGGCCGCATGGTCATCCCGGTCGGGGCGGGAAGGCGCAGCCAGACCCTGGTCGTGGTCCGCAAGGAGAACGGCCGCGTCGAAGAGCAGGAACTCGGCGGGGTCATGTTCGTGGACCTGGTCGGGGCCCACGGCTGGTAG
- a CDS encoding FtsB family cell division protein, which translates to MIWRRFLLTGLIFFNIFLLYNLIWSDNGIFAYLELKARHEQLRQRLEGVNDHSLDLSQEIRWLKTDRAFTEKMARSQMNYLKENEILYQFPKDAPAPKDTDKEGKRADGQ; encoded by the coding sequence ATGATCTGGCGACGGTTTCTCCTGACAGGTCTGATCTTCTTCAATATTTTCCTGCTCTACAATCTCATCTGGAGCGACAACGGCATTTTCGCCTATCTCGAGCTGAAAGCCCGGCACGAACAGCTCAGGCAGCGCCTGGAGGGGGTCAACGACCACTCCCTGGACCTCAGCCAGGAAATCCGCTGGTTGAAGACCGACCGGGCCTTCACCGAAAAAATGGCCCGCTCCCAGATGAACTATCTGAAGGAAAACGAAATCCTTTACCAGTTTCCCAAGGATGCCCCCGCCCCAAAGGATACGGACAAGGAAGGAAAAAGGGCCGATGGTCAGTAA